Proteins from a genomic interval of Chryseobacterium indologenes:
- a CDS encoding ABC transporter permease: protein MEIKEENLINIHNFLPHRDPMLMADYILELTQEKVMTSFEIKEDNIFVHNNEFVEAGLIENLAQTCSSILGQSFFENPEADTRVIGFITNIKKIEVFALPKVNDTIISKASLISQFENVCHIFCETFNNDELLIRAEINLFIQEIES from the coding sequence ATGGAAATAAAGGAAGAAAACCTCATCAATATACATAACTTCTTGCCGCATCGTGACCCGATGCTGATGGCAGATTACATCCTGGAACTGACCCAAGAAAAAGTGATGACTTCCTTTGAAATAAAAGAAGACAATATATTTGTTCACAACAACGAGTTTGTAGAAGCCGGTTTAATTGAAAATCTGGCCCAGACCTGCTCCTCTATTCTCGGACAAAGCTTCTTTGAAAATCCCGAAGCTGATACCAGAGTAATCGGTTTCATTACCAATATCAAAAAAATTGAGGTTTTTGCTCTTCCCAAAGTCAATGATACAATTATCTCCAAAGCTTCACTCATTTCCCAGTTTGAAAATGTCTGTCACATCTTCTGTGAAACATTTAATAATGACGAATTATTAATCCGGGCAGAAATCAACCTGTTTATTCAGGAGATAGAATCGTAA
- a CDS encoding EpsG family protein, which yields MLFFSIQEVYGKKVDKKWFWFLGIYLIILAGLRNDVGPDYGSYYGIYIYSDTKSYYSIFMKMLHLEGPDALDVEWLYTLINKILLNIFNAPFYMVTLIIAIFAIIFKIEYTEDNTFYPFTFTLFMFIPNFFVGESGQIRQNLGTFIVYFALRYIKERKLWHYLFFIFIGSGIHSVCYLFLPMYWLARVPLNKTVMLIMIIGSIFLSPFEVYKVFGDYLGNMASESSLVEGFNGYVNETSQRLNGGFGIPEGMMAILTFFLFAFDTKMKELYPYYEYHRNYAVIGICFYFIFRNNPIFSSRLAGAFIGFSYIIIPNAMYAVSSRMKNMIYAFIIALVVFNFVVFAAFNNIKSGRFSIDLYRNFVLP from the coding sequence ATGCTGTTCTTCAGTATCCAGGAGGTATACGGGAAGAAGGTAGATAAAAAATGGTTTTGGTTTCTTGGGATTTACCTGATTATTCTCGCCGGGCTTAGAAATGACGTAGGGCCCGATTATGGAAGTTATTACGGGATTTATATTTATTCTGATACGAAGAGCTATTACAGTATTTTCATGAAGATGCTTCACTTGGAAGGGCCGGATGCCCTGGACGTAGAATGGCTATACACCCTGATAAATAAGATTCTCCTCAATATTTTTAATGCACCATTTTATATGGTAACATTGATCATTGCCATCTTTGCTATCATCTTTAAAATAGAATATACCGAGGATAATACTTTTTATCCCTTTACATTCACCTTATTTATGTTTATCCCCAATTTCTTTGTTGGGGAAAGCGGACAGATAAGACAGAATCTCGGAACTTTTATCGTCTATTTTGCCCTACGTTACATCAAAGAACGGAAACTCTGGCATTACCTGTTTTTTATATTTATAGGTTCAGGTATTCACAGTGTCTGCTATTTGTTTTTGCCTATGTATTGGCTGGCCAGAGTACCCTTGAATAAGACCGTAATGTTGATAATGATCATCGGGTCCATTTTTCTTTCTCCTTTTGAGGTGTATAAAGTCTTTGGGGATTACCTGGGGAATATGGCGTCGGAAAGTTCACTGGTAGAGGGTTTTAACGGATATGTCAACGAAACGTCGCAACGATTGAACGGTGGTTTTGGTATTCCCGAGGGGATGATGGCAATTCTTACTTTTTTCCTGTTTGCTTTCGATACCAAAATGAAGGAGTTGTACCCGTATTATGAATATCACAGGAACTATGCCGTAATAGGGATCTGCTTTTATTTTATTTTTAGAAATAATCCCATATTCTCTTCCCGTCTGGCCGGGGCGTTTATCGGCTTTTCATATATCATTATCCCTAATGCCATGTATGCAGTTTCCAGCAGGATGAAAAATATGATCTATGCATTTATTATTGCACTGGTTGTCTTTAATTTTGTTGTTTTTGCGGCCTTTAATAACATTAAATCAGGTCGATTCTCAATTGATCTTTATAGAAACTTTGTACTTCCGTAA
- a CDS encoding undecaprenyl/decaprenyl-phosphate alpha-N-acetylglucosaminyl 1-phosphate transferase — protein sequence MKNFELFLSESGISIFYVKIGFGFLFSFLITFFSIPTIVKISRRKNLMDEPGIRSSHLRKIPNLGGIAIFYSIGICASIFAYELFDLYKFLFASLIILLYVGVMDDIVVMRAYKKLVAQVVVSSLVVIGSDIRIRSLFGIFGVYELGYFVSILFSIITFIILINAFNLIDGIDGLAGGYSIICSALFGISYYRLGEYNYPLVVLSVVIIGTVLAFLYYNLSHYRTNKIFMGDTGSMLLGFLLAFTSICFIDIFIDKKIVGVPRYHLQSAPAVAVAILILPIVDTLNVIFIRLYNKKSPFDADKNHIHHKLLKLDLTHRRSTFYIIVYYLMIVGVAYYFRHLNINFLLLVIIVLGFLGAYLPDLVYRLRNNKN from the coding sequence ATGAAAAATTTTGAATTGTTCTTAAGCGAATCGGGAATCTCTATTTTCTACGTGAAAATAGGGTTTGGCTTCCTGTTCTCCTTTTTAATTACTTTTTTCTCTATTCCTACCATTGTAAAGATTTCCAGACGAAAGAATCTTATGGATGAACCGGGAATAAGGAGTTCTCATCTCAGGAAAATTCCCAACTTAGGTGGAATAGCCATCTTTTATTCCATCGGAATATGCGCTTCTATTTTTGCCTACGAATTATTTGATCTCTACAAATTTTTATTTGCTTCGTTAATCATCCTTTTGTATGTAGGAGTAATGGATGATATTGTGGTGATGAGGGCCTATAAAAAATTGGTGGCGCAGGTTGTCGTTTCTTCGCTGGTTGTCATTGGTTCCGATATCAGGATCAGAAGCTTGTTCGGGATATTCGGGGTGTATGAACTGGGGTATTTCGTAAGTATTCTGTTTAGTATTATTACGTTTATCATTTTAATCAATGCATTCAACCTGATTGATGGTATTGACGGTTTAGCCGGAGGTTATTCTATCATCTGTAGCGCTTTATTCGGAATCAGTTATTACCGGCTGGGCGAGTACAATTATCCGCTTGTTGTTCTTTCGGTAGTGATCATCGGGACTGTATTGGCATTTTTATATTATAATTTGTCCCATTACAGGACCAATAAGATCTTTATGGGAGATACAGGATCTATGTTGCTGGGTTTTTTGCTGGCCTTTACTTCGATTTGTTTTATAGATATTTTTATAGACAAAAAGATTGTGGGAGTTCCCAGATATCACCTGCAATCTGCACCGGCTGTCGCAGTAGCAATTCTTATTTTACCCATTGTAGATACCCTGAATGTGATTTTTATAAGACTCTACAACAAGAAGTCGCCATTTGATGCAGACAAGAACCATATCCATCACAAACTTCTGAAGCTTGACCTTACCCATAGGAGGTCTACATTTTATATTATTGTATATTATTTAATGATTGTTGGGGTCGCTTATTATTTCAGACATCTCAATATCAATTTCCTTTTGTTGGTTATTATTGTATTGGGTTTCTTAGGAGCTTATTTGCCGGATTTGGTATATCGATTAAGAAATAACAAAAATTAA
- a CDS encoding T9SS type A sorting domain-containing protein codes for MTDDPTNGSSYKSFANVSRMRSDGTVETIPDSEWKWMDRNLGALTGSITSSDWNKSGGLLYQWGRKDPIPPLVTRGNDFYEASGTIGRVRHRGAKNLNNATSIDDLRKFVLLSGAEVTNNIRLSVKNPLSLIYVNKDDNSGQAYYNNNVNLPVNWFGRSTALPDNRLSELNLWSDNSQGTVDVVYNSDTSAKPYRDKSAYDPCPNGWRIPSMLVANLASPSYIDDIRIDFSPFGVRTNMGKNTFDANKYNIIKPTDAGVPGFMTGFRIYPNLGFDLSNVGGYNMGIFPGTGQLIRGAHLGQYSDQHHIALWTSTMARQFDATPAVGIRGLSMIPDKTQPDVPDPNYPDIKGRYFYFPTAGMYTSDANGCRCIKDPLYLVNDYDFPTEYLPAITEYKEGLNNPNTYQVVKNTSPFIVNIPVSKAFSVQSQLLNNPGILNAASFNSLKANVLWTTNTSLISRISIVNPSPSSLQNLGSSRISVEIAPNQSGNAVITLHNGSVSSPVYWSWHIWVTDSPVAGYSYTTEPPVSQAVNYMNYVNKADAVLQTVFMDRNLGATDVFPDVVNPLTPTAAELARIRASTGMHYQWGRKDPIPTFQNADNRGSFTIFLGTAAANGTVSYAPLTLAGYNDLSGNYIIPYNTYAQVSNVLTTDKTAEKISKILSYSVKNPLVYMIPSTFAPFNSSTPNYTNGTDWLSPEPNLAPERWGRGGKKSPFDPCPEGWRIPDLTSVALVSGADFGQTPWYKKDKNIATPYSVITDYLGTRVRNPSTTATIGYMFTNSLYPIGNYPNSGSRGFRSVIGNQSPQGTFNTINFQYPGVWSDALAANYLGRSINILFDAASSANRLIAFHDNNDPYFAMSCRCVKIKYDINGNEEGPASRMTVVPGSPTLSTAEAGQKVEENKISLYPNPVDTILYIRMSENKNDPYQIYSMSGQLVKSGKFENKQADVSSLPSGIYLIRINNSDVTGKFIKR; via the coding sequence GTGACCGATGATCCCACCAACGGATCTTCATACAAAAGCTTTGCTAATGTCTCGAGAATGAGATCGGATGGAACGGTAGAAACTATTCCTGATTCCGAATGGAAATGGATGGATAGAAACCTTGGAGCCCTTACCGGCTCCATTACATCATCAGACTGGAATAAAAGTGGAGGACTGCTTTACCAATGGGGAAGAAAAGATCCCATTCCTCCATTGGTAACAAGAGGAAATGATTTTTATGAAGCTTCAGGAACCATCGGAAGAGTAAGGCATAGAGGGGCAAAAAATCTTAATAACGCCACAAGTATCGATGACCTTAGGAAGTTTGTCCTGCTATCGGGAGCTGAAGTTACCAATAACATCAGGCTTTCAGTGAAGAATCCCCTCAGTCTGATCTATGTCAATAAGGACGATAATTCCGGTCAGGCCTATTACAATAATAATGTCAATCTGCCTGTCAATTGGTTTGGTAGATCCACTGCCTTACCGGATAACAGACTATCAGAGCTCAATCTATGGTCTGACAATTCACAGGGAACTGTAGACGTTGTTTATAATAGTGATACCAGTGCAAAGCCCTATCGGGATAAATCAGCCTATGACCCTTGTCCAAATGGTTGGAGAATTCCCTCTATGCTGGTTGCTAATCTCGCTTCACCATCATACATCGACGATATCCGGATAGATTTTTCTCCATTTGGAGTAAGAACTAATATGGGTAAAAATACTTTTGACGCCAATAAATACAATATTATAAAACCAACAGATGCCGGAGTTCCCGGGTTTATGACAGGATTCAGGATTTATCCGAATCTTGGCTTTGATTTATCTAATGTTGGAGGTTATAATATGGGAATCTTTCCGGGGACAGGGCAGCTGATCAGAGGAGCTCATTTAGGGCAGTACAGCGATCAGCATCATATTGCATTGTGGACATCCACTATGGCAAGGCAATTTGATGCGACACCCGCTGTAGGAATAAGAGGATTGTCTATGATTCCCGACAAAACACAACCGGATGTCCCAGATCCTAATTATCCGGATATTAAAGGACGATATTTTTATTTCCCGACGGCAGGGATGTATACTTCAGATGCCAATGGCTGCAGATGTATAAAAGATCCTTTGTATCTTGTAAATGATTATGATTTCCCTACAGAATATTTACCGGCAATTACCGAATATAAAGAAGGTCTCAATAACCCTAATACCTACCAGGTCGTTAAAAATACCTCTCCTTTTATTGTGAATATTCCGGTAAGTAAGGCGTTTTCTGTACAAAGCCAGTTGTTAAATAATCCCGGAATATTAAATGCAGCCAGCTTTAACAGTTTAAAAGCAAATGTATTGTGGACGACCAATACAAGTTTGATCAGCAGAATTTCAATAGTAAACCCATCTCCGTCTTCGCTACAAAACCTCGGAAGCTCAAGGATAAGTGTGGAAATCGCTCCCAATCAGAGTGGAAATGCGGTAATTACTTTACATAACGGAAGTGTCTCATCACCGGTGTATTGGAGCTGGCATATCTGGGTGACCGATTCTCCTGTTGCAGGATACAGCTATACCACCGAACCTCCTGTTTCCCAGGCGGTCAATTATATGAATTATGTCAATAAAGCGGATGCCGTATTACAAACCGTATTTATGGATAGAAACCTTGGTGCTACCGATGTTTTTCCTGATGTTGTTAATCCTCTTACTCCTACCGCAGCTGAATTGGCAAGAATTCGTGCATCTACAGGAATGCATTATCAATGGGGCAGAAAAGATCCTATCCCAACCTTTCAGAATGCAGACAATAGGGGTTCGTTTACTATTTTCTTGGGAACTGCCGCTGCCAACGGAACGGTTTCTTATGCGCCTCTGACATTAGCCGGTTATAATGATTTATCAGGTAATTATATCATTCCCTACAATACCTATGCTCAGGTGTCCAATGTGCTGACAACTGATAAGACAGCTGAAAAAATTAGTAAAATACTATCATATTCCGTGAAAAACCCTCTGGTTTATATGATCCCCAGTACATTTGCTCCTTTCAATAGTTCTACGCCTAATTATACCAACGGGACAGACTGGCTGTCTCCAGAGCCCAATCTTGCACCGGAAAGGTGGGGTAGAGGCGGTAAAAAATCACCTTTTGATCCTTGCCCCGAAGGATGGCGAATTCCGGACCTGACCAGTGTCGCTCTTGTCTCGGGAGCAGACTTCGGACAGACTCCTTGGTATAAAAAAGATAAAAATATTGCCACTCCTTACAGTGTTATTACAGATTATCTGGGAACCAGAGTTCGAAATCCTTCGACTACCGCTACAATTGGTTATATGTTTACTAATTCTTTATATCCAATCGGAAATTATCCCAATTCAGGGTCGCGGGGATTCAGAAGTGTAATAGGAAATCAGTCTCCACAGGGAACTTTTAATACCATTAATTTTCAATATCCGGGAGTATGGTCTGACGCATTAGCCGCAAATTATCTGGGAAGATCAATAAATATCCTCTTTGATGCAGCAAGTTCAGCTAACAGATTAATAGCCTTTCATGATAATAATGATCCTTATTTTGCAATGAGCTGCCGATGTGTAAAAATAAAGTATGATATCAACGGAAATGAAGAGGGGCCTGCATCAAGGATGACTGTGGTTCCGGGAAGTCCCACACTCAGCACAGCAGAAGCCGGGCAGAAAGTTGAGGAGAATAAAATTTCATTATATCCAAACCCGGTTGATACTATTTTATATATCCGGATGTCAGAAAATAAAAATGATCCGTATCAGATATATAGTATGTCCGGACAACTTGTAAAATCCGGGAAATTTGAAAATAAACAGGCAGATGTTTCATCCTTACCCTCCGGAATCTATTTAATAAGAATCAATAATTCTGATGTAACAGGTAAGTTTATAAAGCGATAA
- a CDS encoding formimidoylglutamase — MDFEDFIISPRNFKTESWQIGSRITKDIKEDSIVLLFVSDYRGAGGEAEVQDFTAVRKEFYKLSQLDFEIPVVDLGDLVSGKTVQDTHYILQEVLSACHYKRALPVIIGGSNDFAFSLFSTLNFHQKNINYTQISNIISLKQGEEINEYTFLGKIFGAKNFSIKNYHHLGYQKHLNEMDSVRLIKEVEFDIIRLAEMMNSTEKTEPFFRKADLVTVNCDAIESFSEPFSMNPQVNGLNRREVCAYMKEIGLSENLKTVGIFNYNIYSENQLNHQLLAQMLWYLIEGINIQRSHPKERNFELFYVLIDDRQYAFKRDTFSNLWYFGDDENIENCIPCSRKDFDEAKKGWLNTRLTKI; from the coding sequence ATGGATTTTGAAGACTTTATCATTTCACCAAGAAATTTCAAAACAGAAAGCTGGCAGATTGGAAGTCGCATTACAAAGGATATAAAAGAAGATAGCATCGTTCTTTTGTTTGTGTCAGATTACAGAGGCGCCGGCGGAGAAGCCGAAGTACAGGACTTTACTGCGGTCAGAAAAGAATTTTACAAGCTTTCTCAGCTCGATTTCGAAATTCCGGTAGTAGACCTTGGAGACCTTGTTTCCGGTAAAACTGTACAGGATACTCACTATATATTACAGGAAGTTCTATCAGCATGTCACTATAAACGGGCATTACCGGTGATTATCGGAGGATCCAATGATTTCGCTTTTTCCTTATTTTCTACCTTAAATTTTCATCAGAAAAATATTAACTATACCCAGATCAGCAATATTATTTCTCTTAAACAGGGAGAAGAAATTAATGAATATACCTTTTTAGGGAAAATTTTTGGAGCCAAGAACTTTTCCATTAAAAATTACCACCATCTGGGATATCAGAAACATTTGAACGAAATGGATTCTGTACGATTGATCAAGGAAGTGGAATTCGATATCATCCGTCTTGCTGAAATGATGAATTCTACCGAAAAAACTGAGCCTTTCTTCAGAAAAGCAGATCTGGTGACCGTAAATTGTGATGCTATCGAAAGCTTTAGTGAGCCTTTCTCAATGAATCCTCAGGTCAATGGACTGAACAGGAGAGAAGTTTGTGCCTATATGAAAGAAATAGGATTGAGCGAAAACCTGAAGACTGTCGGTATTTTCAATTATAATATTTACTCAGAAAACCAATTGAATCACCAGCTTTTGGCACAAATGCTCTGGTATCTGATTGAAGGAATTAATATTCAGCGTTCACATCCGAAAGAAAGAAACTTTGAATTGTTCTATGTACTGATTGATGACAGGCAATATGCTTTCAAACGAGATACTTTCAGTAATCTCTGGTATTTCGGGGATGATGAAAATATAGAAAACTGTATCCCATGTTCAAGAAAAGATTTTGATGAAGCTAAAAAAGGCTGGTTGAATACAAGACTGACGAAAATTTAA
- a CDS encoding beta-ketoacyl-ACP synthase III, which translates to MYDVFITKASKYLPNEPVANDEMETYLGLINDAPSKARSLILRNNKITTRYYALDKEGNPTHTNAQLTAKAIEGLFDENFKKEDMKLLSVGTTSPDQIQPSHASMVHGELNIGKSIEINTATGLCNSGMNALNYGFLSVKAGVQENAVCAGSERMSSWMTADKFNHEAENLKLLEERPIIAFKREFLRWMLSDGAGSFLLENKPRENGISLKIEFIDFYSYAHEIEACMYAGCEKQEDGTLKSWADYPSDEWLRQSIFAIKQDTKILDKYILVKGAESLRASFDKHNLDPEKIDHVLAHISSGYFKEGLKEEFAKKGMDFPTEKWFYNLSEVGNIGAGSIFIALEELMNSGTLKKGEKVLLCVPESGRFAYSCSLLTVC; encoded by the coding sequence ATGTACGACGTATTTATAACAAAAGCATCAAAATACTTACCCAATGAGCCGGTAGCGAATGATGAAATGGAGACTTATCTTGGGCTTATCAATGATGCGCCCTCTAAAGCAAGATCCCTTATCCTGAGAAACAATAAAATCACGACAAGATATTATGCTTTAGATAAAGAAGGAAATCCTACGCACACTAATGCGCAACTTACAGCCAAAGCAATTGAAGGACTTTTTGACGAAAATTTCAAAAAAGAGGATATGAAATTATTATCCGTAGGAACAACTTCTCCGGATCAGATCCAGCCTTCACATGCTTCTATGGTACATGGTGAGCTGAACATCGGAAAATCTATCGAAATTAATACTGCAACCGGCCTTTGTAACTCTGGGATGAATGCACTCAACTATGGATTCCTTTCTGTAAAAGCAGGTGTACAGGAGAATGCCGTTTGTGCAGGTTCCGAAAGAATGTCTTCATGGATGACAGCAGATAAATTCAATCATGAGGCAGAAAATTTAAAATTACTGGAAGAAAGACCTATCATTGCCTTCAAAAGAGAGTTTCTGAGATGGATGCTCTCTGACGGTGCCGGCTCTTTCCTCTTAGAAAATAAACCAAGAGAAAACGGAATCTCTTTAAAAATAGAATTTATTGATTTCTATTCGTACGCTCACGAAATAGAAGCCTGTATGTACGCGGGATGCGAAAAACAAGAGGACGGAACTCTGAAGTCCTGGGCAGATTATCCTTCCGACGAATGGCTGAGACAATCTATTTTTGCCATCAAGCAGGACACCAAAATACTTGACAAATATATTCTGGTAAAAGGAGCCGAAAGTCTGAGAGCTTCTTTTGACAAACATAACCTTGACCCAGAAAAAATTGATCATGTTTTAGCTCATATTTCTTCCGGTTACTTCAAAGAAGGATTAAAAGAAGAATTCGCTAAAAAAGGAATGGATTTCCCTACCGAAAAATGGTTCTATAACCTTTCTGAAGTCGGAAATATCGGTGCCGGATCTATTTTTATCGCCCTGGAAGAACTGATGAACTCCGGAACGTTGAAGAAGGGAGAGAAAGTACTTCTTTGTGTACCTGAAAGTGGAAGATTTGCTTATTCCTGCTCCCTATTAACCGTTTGCTAA
- a CDS encoding glycosyltransferase family 2 protein, which produces MTNLPSKVSIIVPVYNVENYLAKCLDSLVNQSLQDIEILVIDDGSKDKSGDIIEQYAGKYPEKIKAFTKENGGLSDARNYGIDRATGEYIGFVDSDDYVAETMFEEMFLLAEKYHTKMVISNIQKVDEHGNITQKLTQIPNMPELIDLNEHFSVFSDLSYFACNKLFKKEIFDHKRFKKGVHFEDIQLIPQLLLKCDQIAQTQNFHYQYLERSDSITKTHTEKGLDILKAVADVEQVFYTSDYAHKKKELKNFQIFEGVYSFLAYLAFVKNEETFFKMSGQLDIFMQDRQIKIQDILTYSRFGKNYLLYLPLKKKIFYLLFFAGQQKLIRKLM; this is translated from the coding sequence ATGACAAACCTTCCTTCCAAAGTTTCCATCATTGTTCCTGTTTATAATGTCGAAAATTATCTGGCAAAGTGTCTTGATTCTTTGGTCAATCAGAGTCTTCAGGATATTGAGATTTTGGTAATTGATGATGGGAGTAAAGATAAGTCCGGAGACATTATAGAGCAGTATGCCGGGAAGTATCCGGAAAAAATAAAAGCTTTTACAAAAGAAAACGGCGGATTGAGCGATGCCAGGAATTATGGTATCGACAGGGCAACAGGAGAATATATTGGTTTTGTAGATAGTGATGACTATGTAGCCGAAACCATGTTTGAAGAAATGTTTCTTCTTGCAGAAAAATATCACACGAAAATGGTCATCTCAAATATTCAGAAGGTCGATGAACATGGGAATATAACTCAAAAGCTTACCCAGATTCCCAACATGCCTGAACTCATAGATCTTAATGAACATTTTTCGGTTTTTTCAGATTTGAGCTATTTTGCTTGTAATAAGCTTTTTAAAAAAGAAATTTTTGATCATAAAAGGTTTAAAAAGGGCGTTCATTTCGAGGATATTCAGCTGATTCCACAGCTTTTGTTGAAATGTGATCAAATTGCCCAGACTCAGAATTTCCATTATCAGTATTTGGAGCGCAGTGATTCCATTACAAAAACACACACTGAAAAGGGGCTTGATATTCTGAAGGCAGTGGCGGATGTAGAGCAGGTATTTTATACGTCCGACTATGCACATAAAAAGAAAGAGCTGAAAAATTTTCAGATTTTTGAGGGCGTTTATTCCTTTTTAGCCTATCTGGCGTTTGTAAAAAATGAAGAAACTTTTTTTAAAATGTCCGGCCAATTAGATATATTCATGCAGGATAGACAAATAAAAATTCAAGATATATTGACTTATAGTCGTTTTGGTAAAAATTATCTTTTATATTTGCCACTGAAAAAAAAGATTTTTTATCTGTTGTTTTTTGCAGGGCAACAAAAGCTGATAAGAAAATTGATGTAA
- a CDS encoding BtrH N-terminal domain-containing protein, with translation MKLNFEHHQTAHCENGVASNLLLNKGLKLSEPMIFGIGSGLFFVYLPFLKVNFAPGFSYRPMPGAIFSKAAKRLGIKIKREKFSNPKDAQAALERNLEQNIPTGLQVGVFNLTYFPEEYKFHFNAHNLVVYGKEDGKFLISDPVMDYVTSLSEAELEKVRYAKGALPPKGHMYYPVYVPENINLEEAIKKGIKDTCKNMLAPVPLIGVKAMRWVAKSIPKWAEKKGTKVTNHYLGQLIRMQEEIGTGGGGFRFIYGAFLQEASVILKNDELKELSKEITSIGDLWRDFAVDIARVYKNRNSKSNIYHELSKTMLHIADLEEAFYKKLRKAI, from the coding sequence ATGAAATTAAACTTTGAACACCATCAGACAGCACATTGCGAGAACGGTGTCGCTTCCAATCTATTGCTTAACAAAGGTCTTAAACTGAGTGAACCGATGATTTTCGGGATCGGCTCAGGACTGTTCTTTGTATACCTTCCCTTTTTAAAGGTAAATTTTGCTCCGGGTTTCAGCTATCGTCCGATGCCGGGAGCCATTTTCAGTAAGGCAGCCAAAAGATTGGGAATTAAAATCAAAAGAGAGAAATTCTCAAACCCTAAAGATGCCCAGGCAGCTTTAGAAAGAAATTTAGAACAGAATATACCCACCGGACTTCAGGTAGGTGTTTTTAACCTTACGTATTTCCCTGAAGAATACAAGTTTCACTTCAATGCCCATAACCTTGTGGTGTATGGTAAAGAAGACGGAAAATTCCTGATCAGCGACCCTGTCATGGATTATGTAACTTCCCTCTCCGAAGCAGAACTCGAAAAAGTAAGGTATGCCAAGGGAGCACTTCCTCCAAAAGGCCATATGTACTATCCTGTTTACGTCCCGGAAAATATCAACCTGGAAGAAGCGATTAAAAAAGGAATCAAAGATACCTGTAAAAATATGCTGGCACCGGTACCGCTTATCGGGGTAAAAGCCATGAGATGGGTTGCCAAAAGCATCCCGAAATGGGCTGAAAAGAAAGGAACGAAAGTTACCAATCACTATCTTGGGCAATTGATCAGGATGCAGGAAGAAATCGGAACCGGCGGTGGCGGATTCAGATTTATTTATGGAGCATTTTTGCAGGAAGCTTCAGTCATTCTTAAAAATGACGAACTAAAAGAATTATCAAAAGAAATTACCTCCATTGGTGATCTTTGGAGGGATTTTGCGGTGGATATTGCCCGTGTGTATAAAAACAGAAACTCAAAAAGTAATATTTACCACGAACTTTCAAAAACAATGCTGCATATTGCAGACCTGGAAGAGGCTTTCTATAAAAAACTGAGAAAAGCAATCTGA
- a CDS encoding dialkylresorcinol condensing enzyme DarA — protein MKKNILVIYYSQTGQLEDIVRNIAKPFEAKKEEYDVTYYNIKLRKDFPFPWPGDVFFNTFPESYLQIPQEIFPPSEEILNKKYDLILFGYQVWYLTPSIPIISFLKSGYAGRILKDTPVVTISGTRNMWMLSQEKLKVYLRDLKAQLVGNIALVDRHDNYTSVLTILRWLTTGQKEKSGMLPAAGISDEEISGSVKYGEIIERHIKNNELNSLQPELVKNGAIEIRAFLVRVEKVGNKIFTVWSNLIIKKKEKRPLLIKFFKVYLMAAIWIISPVVLVLHLLTTPIFWFKRQKQKRYLQGINLK, from the coding sequence ATGAAAAAAAATATACTTGTCATATACTATTCTCAGACCGGTCAATTGGAGGATATTGTAAGAAATATAGCCAAGCCTTTTGAAGCCAAAAAGGAAGAATATGACGTTACGTATTATAATATCAAGCTCAGGAAAGATTTTCCTTTTCCATGGCCTGGTGATGTTTTTTTTAATACTTTTCCGGAGTCTTATCTGCAGATTCCCCAAGAAATTTTTCCTCCGTCAGAGGAAATTTTAAACAAAAAATATGACCTCATCCTGTTTGGCTATCAGGTATGGTATCTCACACCATCCATTCCTATTATTTCATTTTTAAAAAGTGGTTATGCCGGGCGTATTCTCAAAGATACTCCTGTAGTTACCATTTCAGGGACCAGAAATATGTGGATGCTATCTCAGGAGAAGCTCAAGGTCTATTTGAGGGATTTAAAAGCTCAGTTGGTAGGCAATATAGCTCTGGTAGACAGGCATGATAACTATACCAGCGTGCTGACAATCCTTCGGTGGCTGACAACGGGCCAAAAAGAAAAGTCGGGAATGCTGCCCGCAGCCGGGATTTCTGATGAAGAGATTTCCGGTTCTGTAAAGTATGGCGAGATTATTGAAAGACATATAAAAAATAATGAGCTAAATAGTCTTCAACCGGAGTTGGTTAAAAATGGGGCCATTGAAATCAGGGCATTTTTGGTACGTGTAGAAAAGGTGGGTAATAAAATTTTCACCGTTTGGTCTAATCTGATTATAAAGAAAAAAGAGAAACGTCCATTGCTGATAAAATTCTTTAAGGTATATTTGATGGCAGCGATATGGATTATCTCACCTGTCGTCTTGGTGTTACACCTTCTCACCACCCCTATATTTTGGTTTAAAAGACAAAAGCAAAAAAGATATTTACAAGGAATTAATTTAAAATAG